In Leptodesmis sichuanensis A121, the following are encoded in one genomic region:
- the ilvD gene encoding dihydroxy-acid dehydratase, protein MSENWRSQVITQGVQRSPNRAMLRAVGFGDEDFTKPIVGVASAYSTITPCNMGIAALAAQAEDGIRATGGMPQIFGTITVSDGISMGTEGMKYSLVSRDVIADSIETACNAQSMDGVLAIGGCDKNMPGAMIAMARMNIPAIFVYGGTIKPGHLEGEDLTIVSAFEAVGQYSAGRIDEVRLMSVERNACPGAGSCGGMYTANTMSSAFEAMGMSLMYSSTMAAEDPEKAENTALAGKVLVEAIRKNLRPRDIITRKSIENAIAVIMAVGGSTNAVLHFLAIAHSAGVPLTLDDFEMIRERVPVLCDLKPSGRYVATDLHKAGGIPQVMKMLLNHGLIHGDCITITGETIAERLKDVPDEPRPDQDVIRPWNNPMYTSGHLAILKGNLASEGAVAKITGVKNPEITGPARVFESEEECLDAILAGKINAGDVIVIRYEGPKGGPGMREMLAPTSAIIGAGLGDSVGLITDGRFSGGTYGMVVGHVAPEAYVGGTIALVQEGDSITIDAHARLLQLNVAPEELERRRAAWQPPQPRYTSGVLAKYASLVSTSSLGAVTDLNLKL, encoded by the coding sequence ATTGGAGAAGCCAGGTTATTACTCAGGGTGTGCAGCGATCGCCCAACCGTGCCATGTTGCGGGCGGTCGGGTTTGGAGATGAGGATTTCACAAAACCGATCGTCGGAGTCGCCAGCGCTTACAGCACAATTACACCCTGCAATATGGGAATTGCGGCCCTGGCGGCTCAGGCTGAGGATGGGATACGGGCAACAGGCGGAATGCCCCAGATTTTTGGCACGATTACCGTCAGCGATGGAATTTCCATGGGCACAGAAGGGATGAAATACTCCCTGGTCTCGCGGGATGTGATTGCCGATTCGATCGAGACCGCCTGCAATGCCCAGAGTATGGATGGAGTGCTGGCGATCGGCGGCTGTGACAAAAATATGCCAGGAGCCATGATTGCAATGGCTCGCATGAATATTCCCGCTATTTTTGTCTACGGCGGAACCATTAAACCGGGACATCTGGAAGGGGAAGATTTGACGATCGTCAGTGCCTTTGAAGCCGTGGGTCAGTACAGTGCCGGACGGATTGATGAAGTACGCCTCATGTCTGTAGAACGAAATGCCTGCCCAGGAGCCGGATCCTGCGGTGGGATGTATACAGCCAACACCATGTCCTCGGCGTTTGAAGCGATGGGCATGAGTTTGATGTATTCCTCCACGATGGCCGCTGAAGATCCCGAAAAGGCAGAAAACACTGCCCTGGCCGGAAAGGTGCTGGTCGAAGCGATTCGCAAAAATTTGCGACCTCGCGACATCATTACTCGCAAGTCAATCGAAAATGCGATCGCGGTAATTATGGCAGTAGGTGGCTCTACCAATGCCGTCCTGCACTTTCTGGCGATCGCTCACTCAGCGGGAGTGCCCCTCACCCTGGACGACTTTGAGATGATTCGGGAACGGGTACCCGTCCTATGCGATCTCAAACCATCCGGTCGCTATGTGGCAACGGATCTGCACAAGGCTGGCGGCATTCCCCAGGTGATGAAAATGTTACTGAATCACGGCTTGATTCACGGCGACTGTATCACCATTACTGGAGAAACGATCGCGGAACGCTTGAAAGACGTACCGGATGAACCCCGTCCTGACCAGGATGTCATTCGTCCCTGGAACAACCCCATGTACACCAGCGGCCACCTGGCAATCCTCAAGGGAAATCTTGCCTCCGAAGGGGCGGTTGCCAAGATTACAGGCGTTAAAAACCCGGAAATTACTGGCCCTGCCCGCGTCTTCGAGTCGGAAGAGGAGTGTCTGGACGCAATTCTGGCTGGCAAAATTAATGCGGGCGATGTGATTGTGATCCGCTATGAAGGGCCAAAAGGTGGGCCAGGAATGCGGGAAATGCTGGCTCCTACTTCGGCCATTATCGGAGCCGGATTGGGTGATTCCGTGGGTCTGATTACCGATGGCCGTTTCTCCGGGGGCACCTACGGCATGGTGGTCGGTCATGTGGCTCCCGAAGCTTACGTCGGTGGCACGATCGCCCTGGTTCAGGAAGGCGACTCGATCACCATCGATGCCCACGCCCGCCTGTTGCAGCTCAACGTTGCGCCGGAAGAACTGGAACGTCGTCGCGCCGCATGGCAACCCCCACAGCCTCGCTATACCTCTGGTGTACTGGCCAAATACGCCAGCCTCGTTTCCACCAGCAGCCTGGGAGCCGTGACGGATTTAAACCTCAAACTTTAA